The Leucobacter sp. UCMA 4100 genome window below encodes:
- a CDS encoding acyl-CoA dehydrogenase family protein, with protein sequence MNTIDTLFNISDFVTEEEREWQMRAREFAQTKIQPVIDQAFEDRRLPVELLPEVGSFGAFGMYMDGYTLPAASSVAYGLVAMEFEAVDSGFRTALSVQGSLAMGAIHKFGSEEQKNEWLPQMHTGEAIGFFGLTEPQGGSDPNTMLTTARREGDEWVLNGKKRWIGLASIAKLGVIWAKDEEGIVRGFIVPTATPGFTATPIENKLSMRASLQCEIELDNVRLPADAILPGSKGLSSPFKCLNEARYGIVWGAMGAARACLEVAVERSQTREVFGQPIGSKQITQAKLADMFVEYEKGMLLALHLGRQKDAGKLTHGQISVGKLNSVREAIKIAGTCRSILGGDGITTDFPVMRHMANLESVRTYEGTDEVHQLVIGRELTGMAAF encoded by the coding sequence ATGAACACGATCGACACCCTGTTTAACATTTCAGATTTTGTGACCGAAGAAGAACGCGAATGGCAGATGCGTGCGCGCGAGTTTGCGCAGACCAAGATTCAGCCCGTGATCGACCAAGCCTTCGAAGATCGCAGGCTTCCAGTCGAGCTGCTGCCAGAGGTGGGTTCGTTCGGTGCCTTCGGCATGTACATGGACGGTTACACGCTGCCGGCCGCCTCATCGGTCGCCTACGGGCTCGTCGCGATGGAGTTTGAGGCCGTTGACTCGGGCTTTCGCACCGCGCTTTCGGTTCAGGGGTCGCTCGCGATGGGTGCCATTCATAAGTTTGGTTCTGAGGAGCAGAAGAACGAGTGGCTGCCCCAGATGCACACCGGAGAAGCAATCGGCTTCTTCGGACTCACCGAGCCACAGGGCGGATCGGACCCGAACACGATGCTCACCACGGCACGTCGCGAGGGCGATGAGTGGGTACTGAACGGCAAAAAGCGGTGGATCGGCCTCGCCTCGATCGCGAAGCTTGGCGTGATCTGGGCCAAGGACGAAGAAGGCATCGTGCGCGGCTTTATCGTGCCGACCGCGACCCCGGGTTTCACCGCGACCCCGATCGAGAATAAGCTCTCGATGCGCGCCTCGCTCCAGTGCGAAATTGAGCTCGATAACGTGCGGCTTCCCGCCGACGCTATCCTGCCGGGGTCGAAAGGCCTCTCCTCGCCGTTCAAGTGCCTCAACGAGGCTCGCTACGGTATCGTCTGGGGCGCTATGGGTGCCGCTCGGGCCTGCCTCGAGGTTGCCGTCGAACGTTCGCAAACCCGCGAGGTTTTCGGGCAGCCGATTGGCAGTAAGCAGATCACCCAGGCAAAGCTCGCCGACATGTTTGTCGAGTACGAGAAGGGCATGCTGCTCGCGCTGCACCTTGGTCGTCAGAAAGACGCAGGAAAGCTCACCCACGGTCAAATCTCGGTGGGCAAGCTGAATAGCGTGCGCGAGGCGATCAAGATTGCCGGTACGTGTCGTTCGATTCTTGGTGGCGACGGGATTACGACCGATTTTCCAGTCATGCGCCATATGGCAAACCTCGAGTCTGTGCGCACCTACGAGGGAACTGACGAGGTGCACCAGCTCGTTATCGGGCGAGAACTGACGGGTATGGCTGCGTTCTAG
- a CDS encoding biotin/lipoyl-containing protein → MSINIEVNDLGGAEEAVFAAWLKEVGDEVAEGEAIAEVMTDKVNVELFAPKAGTLATRTIDEEDPVELGQVIGTLTEA, encoded by the coding sequence ATGTCGATCAACATTGAAGTGAACGACCTTGGCGGGGCCGAAGAAGCAGTATTTGCTGCCTGGCTGAAAGAAGTAGGCGACGAGGTTGCCGAGGGGGAAGCCATCGCAGAGGTGATGACCGACAAAGTCAACGTTGAACTCTTCGCGCCGAAAGCAGGAACGCTCGCGACGCGCACCATCGATGAAGAAGACCCGGTCGAACTCGGCCAGGTTATCGGAACGCTGACCGAGGCATAA